In Quadrisphaera setariae, the DNA window GGAGGACGCCGACGGCCTGCGCTGGCACCGCTGCCTGCGGTGCGACGCCTGGCTCCCCTCCGTGGGGCCCACCGCGGCGCAGGCCACCCGCGAGCACCTCCCGCCGCGCGAGCAGATCAGGCTCCCGCTGCGGGGCCGCCCGCTGCGCGACCGGTACGTGCTGCGGCTCATCGCCCTCGACCGGGTGGTGCACGTCCTGGGGCTGGGGATCCTCGCCGCCGCCGTGCTCGTCTTCTCCGGCCACCGCGGCACCCTCGACCGCTGGTGGACGTGGGGCCTCGACTTCGTCCAGCAGCACGGCGTGGTCATCGACACCACCCACGGCTTCCTGGCGCAGGTCTCCGGCTGGTTCTCCACCCCTTCCAGCCACCTGCTCTTCATCGGCCTGGGGCTCGTCGCCTACGCCGCGCTGGAGGCCACCGAGGCCGTGGGCCTGTGGCTGGGGCGGCGGTGGGCGGAGTACCTGACGTTCGTCGCCACGAGCATCCTCATGGTCCCCGAGGTCGCTGACCTCGCCAGCGGCGTCTCGGCCACGGGCGTGGCGCTGTTCGCGCTGAACCTCGCCGTCGTCGTCTACCTCCTCCTCGCCAAGCGCCTCTTCGGGCTGCGCGGCGGGGGACGGGCGGAGGCCGCCGAGCGCGAGGCCGACTCCGGCTGGTCGGCGCTGGAGCGCACCGCCCCGCCGTCCGCCACGCAGCCGGCCTGACCCGACCGGTCTGACGCGGAGGGCCGGCCCGGCGCCGGATCACTACCCTGGGCGCCTGTGAGCCCCAGCACCTCCGACCCGTCCGGCGCCCCCGTGCGCGGCCTGGTCTCGGACACCACCCTCGACGACCTCCCGCTCCGCGACGACCTGCGCGGCCACGCGCCCTACGGCGCGCCCCAGCTCGAGGTCTCCGTGCGGCTCAACACCAACGAGAACAGCCACGACGTGCCGCCGGAGGTGGTCGAGGCCGTGGTCGCTGCGATCGCCGAGCAGGTGCCCCACCTCAACCGCTACCCCGACCGCGAGGCCGACGCCCTGCGCGACGCCCTCGCGGCGTTCCTGCGCGCCCAGCCCGCCTCCCACGGCGTGCCGCTGACCCGCGGGAACGTGTGGGCCGCCAACGGCTCCAACGAGGTGCTGCAGCAGCTGCTGCAGGCGTTCGGCGGGCCGGGGCGCACGGCGGTCGGCTTCACGCCGTCGTACTCGATGCACCCGATCATCACGCAGACCTCCGGCACCGCCTGGGTGGACGGCAAGCGCGGTGACGGGTTCTCGCTGGACCCGTTCGCCGTCGCCGAGCAGGTCCGTGCGGCCGGCGGCGGCACGGGCGCTGACGTCGTGTTCCTCACCAGCCCGAACAACCCGACCGGCACGGCCCTGCCGCTCGACGTCGTCGAGGCCGCCTACGAGGCCACCCGCGGCATCGTCATCGTCGACGAGGCCTACGCCGAGTTCGCCCGCCCTCTGGGCGCCGGCGGCACCCCCAGCGCCATCACGCTGCTGCCGGGCCGCCCGCGCCTCGTGGTGACGCGCACCATGAGCAAGGCGTTCGCCTTCGCCGGCACGCGCGTCGGCTACCTCGCCGCCGACCCCGCCGTGGTCGACGCGCTGCGCCTCGTCCGCCTGCCCTACCACCTGTCCTCCCTCACGCAGGCCGCGGCGACCGCTGCACTGGCCCACGCCGACGCCCTGCTCGCGACCGTCGAGGACACCAAGGCCCAGCGCGACCGCCTGGTGGCCGCGATGCCCACCCTCGGGCTGTTCGCGCTGCCCAGCGACGCCAACTTCGTGCTGGTGGGCGGCTTCGACGACGCCCCCGCCGCGTGGAAGGCCCTGTTGGCGCACGGCGTGCTCGTGCGCGACGTCGGCATCCCCGGCCACCTGCGGATCACCGCGGGCACCGCCGCCGAGACCGACGCGGTGCTCGCCGCGCTGGCCGAGGTGGTCGTGGAGGAGGAGCGCGCGGCGCACCCTGAGGACACCGACGACGACGAGGAGCAGGCATGAGCGGGCAGCGCACGGCGCGCATCGAGCGAGCTACCAGCGAGTCGAGCATCTCCCTCGAGCTCGACCTCGACGGCACCGGCCGCACCGAGATCAGCACGGGCGTGGCGTTCTACGACCACATGCTCACCGCGCTCGGCAAGCACTCCCTCATCGACCTGCGCGTGCAGGCCACCGGGGACACCCACATCGACGCCCACCACGTGGTGGAGGACACCGCCATCGTCCTCGGGCAGGCGCTGCGCCAGGCCCTGGGCGACAAGCGCGGCATCGCCAGGTTCGGTGACGCGCTGGTGCCGCTCGACGAGGCGCTGGCGCAGGCCGTCGTCGACGTGTCCGGGCGCCCGTTCGTCGTCCACACCGGTGAGCCGGACGGCTACGAGCACGTGCTCATCGGCGGCGGGGGAGGCGGCGTGCCCTACGCCGGCAGCCTCACCCGGCACGTCTTCGAGTCGATCGCGCTGCACGCCCACGTCTGCCTGCACGTCCGGCTGCTCGCCGGCCGCGACCCCCACCACGTCGCCGAGGCGCAGTACAAGGCGCTGGCCCGCGCGCTGCGCGCCGCGGTGGCGCTCGACCCCCGCGTCGACGGCGTGCCCTCCACCAAGGGCGCGCTGTGACGGGCACGCGTCCGGGGGCCTGCGCCCCCGCGGTCTCCCGGTGAGGTACGAGTTCCCCGGGGCGGGCGGCGGCGAGCTGTTCGACCCCTCCCAGGGCGCGCGGCGCGCGGTGCTCGTGCTGCCCGTGCTCGACGCCGAGCGCGCCGCCGACCTGTGCGCCCTGAGCGGCGTCGCCGCGGTGTGCGCCCCGGTGTCCGGGGCGGGCGTCGTGGCGGTGCCCGCACCCCGCGAGGGGGTGCTGCCCGGTCTGGCCGGGGTCGACGCCGCGGAGCGGCTCAGCCGGATGCTGCGCGGGCTCGACGTCGTCCTGCTCCTCACCGAGGGGGAGCAGGGCCAGGAGGGGCAGGTCACCGCGCAGACGTGGCGCGGCGGGCAGCAGGTCCCCGACGGCCGGCCTGCGGGACTGCTGCTGGCGACCTGGCCCGGAGACGTGCTGCGGCTGCTGCTCGGCAGCCTCGAGGCGGCCGACGTCTCGGGCGCCGCGACGAGCGTCGGCCGCAGCCGGTGGACGGCGGTGCGCGGCATGCTGCGCGCCCGCCGGCGGTGAACCGGCGCCAGCTCGCCGTCTTCCTCGCCGTCCTCGACCACGGGAGCCTCGGGGCCGCCGCGTCGGCCACCGGGCTGGCACAGCCGACGGTGGCGCAGTCCCTCGACGGTCTCGAGGCCCAGCTCGGCGCGGTGCTCGTGCACCGCTCCAGCGCGGGCACCACGCCCACGGCCGCCGGGCGGGCGCTGGAGCCCCACGCCCGGCAGCTGCTCCGCGGTGCCGGCGCCGCCGCGGAAGCCGTGCGCTCCGCCGGGGAGCAGTGCGCGCAGCGGGCCAGCGGCGTCCTCGACGTCGCCGTCGAGGCGGTGCTCGCCGCGGACGCCGCCAGCGAGCTGCTCGGAGCCTTCAGCGCCCGCCACCCCGGGGTGAGGGTGCAGGTGCGCGTCGCCGAGCACGACGACCGGGTGCTCGAGTCGCTCCTGGAGGGCCGGGCCGAGGTGGCGGTCGCCTCCCTGCCGCTCGGCCGGACGACCCCGAGCAGGGCGGCGTCGGAGCTGGTGGTCGTGCCGCTCGGGGAGCAGGAGGTGCTCGTGGCCTTCCCACCCGGCAGCGACGACCTGCCCGACCCGCTGCCCCTGGCGGCGCTGGACGGCCGCGACGTCATCGGCGTGACCGACCACAGCCGCCGCGAGCGGCTGGTCTCGCGGGCGCTGGAGGCGGTGGGCGCTCGGCCGCGCCTGGCGGTGGAGACCGCTCACCGCGAGGCGGTGGCCTCGCTGGTGCTCGCAGGTGCGGGCGCGGGGTTCCTCAGCGGTGTGCTCGCGCAGTGGGCGGCCGCCGAGGGCGTGGTGCTGCGCCGCACCCGGCCCGCGGTCACCGCCGCCCACGCGCTGGTGCACCTGCGCCGCGCGCTGTCGCCCGCCGCGCGGGCGCTGGTGCGGCTCGCCGAGGACTGCGCGCCGTGACCGCCCCGCTGCTGGCCGACGAGCGCCAGGCGCAGGTGCTGCTCGCCGTGGTGGACCAGGGCAGCATCACCGGTGCCGCCGCGCTGCTGGGGATGGCGCAGCCGTCGCTGTCGCAGGCGGTGCGGGCCATGGAGCGCGCCGCCGGGTGCCCGCTGTTCGAGAGGACCCCCCGCGGCACGGTCCCCACCGCAGCCGGCCGGGCCCTGGTGGCACCGGCTCAGCGGTTGGTGCGCGAGCTGGACGCCGCCCGCCGGGCCGTCGCCGACGTCGTGGCGCTGCGCACGGGCACCCTCGACGTGGTCGCCCACGCGTCGGTGGCCGCGGACCCCCTGGCCGCTGCGGTCGGCCTCTTCCGCGCTGCCCACCCCGGGGTGCTGGTGCGGGTGCAGGACGCCCGCGACGACGCGCGCCTGGTCTCCGACCTCGCCCGCGGCCGCACGGAGCTGGCGGTGGTGCAGCTGCCGCTGCCGGGCACCCTGCCGGCGGAGCAGCTGGGAGAGCAGGAGGTGTGGGCCGTGCTCCCTCCCGGCTCGTCCTGCGCGGGTGAGCCCCTGGGGCGCACCGAGGTGGCCGCGCTCCCGCTCGTGGCGCTGCAGAACGGTGGCTCGGCGCGCACGGCGCTGCGCGCCGAGCTGGCCGAGACCGGGCTGCCGCGCGCGTCGGTGGTCACGCCCCAGCCGGCCACGGTGCTGCCCCTGGTGCTCGCGGGCGCGGGGGCCGCGCTCGTCGACCGGCGCCACGCGCAGCGGGTCACCGCCCTCGGCGGCGTCGCGCGTCCGCTCGACCCGCCGCTGCTGCTGCCCTTCGGAGTGGTGCGGGCGCCCGGGGCCAGCTCACCGGCGGCCGAGGCGCTCGTGGACGCGCTGCGCTCGGTGTGCGGTCGTCGTCGTCCCTAGTCCCCGGTCAGCAGCTCTGCCGGCGGCCTGCCGGACGGCCCGGTCAGCGGCCCTGCCAGCGCGGGGCACGGCGTTCGGCGAACGCCCGCGCCCCCTCGGCGGCGTCCTGCGAGCGCAGCACGTCCGCCACCAGCGCGTCCTGCCGCGTGAAGGCCTCCGCCTCGGGCAGGTCGGCGGTCTCGTCGAGCACCCGCTTGACCGCCGACACCGCCAACGGCGCCGCCGCCACCACCTGCTCAGCCACCTCGAGCGCGCCGGCCAGCGCACCACCGGGCTCGGTGAGGCGGCTGACCAGGCCGAGCTGCTCGGCGCGCTCGGCGCCCAGGGCGGCACCGGTGAGCAGCAGCTCGGCGGCGACGGCCCGGGGGATCCGCCGCGGCAGGCGCACCAGGCCGCCCTGCGGCGCCACGATCCCGCGGGTCACCTCCGGCAGGCCGAACCTCGCCTCGCGGGAGGCGACCACCACGTCGCAGGCGAGCACGAGCTCCGTGCCGCCTCCCAGGGCCCAGCCCTCGACGGCGGCCACGAGGGGCTTGCTGCGGCGCCTGCGGGTGAGACCGGCGAACCCGGTGGAGCCCAGCACGGGGGACTCCCCGCGGGCGCGCGCCTTGAGGTCCATCCCGGCGCTGAAGACGCCCCCGGCCCCGGTGAGCACGCCCACGCGCAGCGCGTCGTCGTCCTCCAGCCGGGTCAGGGCGGCGTCGACGGCCAGGGCCGTGGCCTCGTCGACGGCGTTGCGGGCCTCCGGACGGTCCAGGACGACGACGAGGACGGCCCCGTGCACCTCCGTCCGCACCGGAGGGCCGCCCTGCGGGCGGTCGTGCGGCGTGCTCACCGCGCGCCTCCCGTGCCGGCAGCAGCGCCCGCGCCCCCGCGCGCGTGCAGGGCCGCGAGGCGGTCGGGGGTCCAGCCCAGCTCGGCGAGGACCTCGTCGGTGTGCTCTCCGAGGGCCGGGCTGTGGCGGCGCACCCCGGTGGCGGCGCCGGAGAAGCGGACCGGGGAGCCGATGACGCGGTACGGGCCCTCGACGGGGTGCTCCAGCACGTCGAGCATGTGGCCGTCGGCCCAGTAGTCGTGCTCGCCGGCGTGGTCGAGGTCCATGACCGGGGCGAACGGGATGCTCCGATCGGCGCACAGCTGCCGCCACTCGGCGGTGGTGTGCAGCCGCGAGTGGCGGGCGACGGCCGCGTAGAGGTCGCCGAGGTGGTGCTGCAGGGTCTCCGGGGTGAACGCGTCCAGCTCCTCGGGGTGGCCCACCAGGTCGAAGTAGTCGACGCAGTTCTGCCAGCTGTAGGGCAGCACCGCGGCGAAGCCGTCGGCGGTGGGCACCGCGGCGTGCCCCGGCTCGAGGGAGCGGGGGAAGCCGACCGGTCCTGCCGAGGGCTCGTAGGCGCGGCCGCCGAGGTGCTCCACCATCGTGAACGCGAACATCGTGTCCGCCATCGGCACCTCCACGCGCTGCCCGCGTCCCGTGCGACCGCGGGCCAGCAGCGCGGCCAGCACCGAGTACACGATGGTCAGGCCGCAGATCTTGTCCGCCATGGCCGTGGGCGCGTACGACGGCGAGCCCGTCGTGCGGCGCATGAGGTCGACCATCCCCGAGGCGGCCTGCACCACCTCGTCGTAGGCGGCCGAGTCAGCGGCGGCCGAGTCCGAGCGGAAGCCCTGCGCGTTGCAGTACACGAGCCGCGGGTTCACCGGCGCGAGGTCCTCGTGGGTGAGGTGCAGCCGCGCCAGCGCGCCGGGCCTCATGTTGGTCACCAGCACGTCAGCGGTCGCCACGAGGTCGAGCAGGGCGGCCCGGCCCTCGTCGGTCTTGAGGTCCAGACGGACGCTGCGCTTGTTCCGGTTGAGGTTGAGGGCGATCGCTCCGGTGCTGTCGGGGTCGGCGGGGTCTCGCCGCTGCAGGCGGCGCATGACGTCACCGGCTGGCGGCTCCACCTTGATGACGTCAGCGCCGAGGTCTCCCAGCACCTGGCAGGCGTACGGCGCCATGATCACGCTGGCCAGGTCGATGACGCGGACGCCGGCCAGCAGGGGCTCGCTCCCGTCGTCGTCGGTCTTCGGGGTGGGGTCGAGGGGGGTGGTGGTCACGGAGGAGTCCTCTCGTCGGGGCGTGCGAGGTGGCAGCGGGGGCGCCTCAGCCGAAGGCGCTGGTGCCGGTGGCCGCGCGCGCGGTGATGAGCGCGTTCATCTCGCGGGTGCCCTCGTAGGAGTAGAGGGCCTCGGCGTCGGCGAAGAACCGCGCGACGCCGTGCTCGAGCAGGATGCCGTTGCCGCCGAGCACCTCGCGGGCCCAGCCGACGGTCTCGCGCATGCGGGTGGTGCAGAACATCTTGGCCATCGCGGCCTGCGCCTCGCCGAGCTGGCCGGCCTCCTGCAGCTGGG includes these proteins:
- a CDS encoding DUF2127 domain-containing protein — its product is MTTVQQTAGQQSEPRSEPRRRLRLPRVRWDLLDCSLQGHRTVGRDVARVRREDALVLREDADGLRWHRCLRCDAWLPSVGPTAAQATREHLPPREQIRLPLRGRPLRDRYVLRLIALDRVVHVLGLGILAAAVLVFSGHRGTLDRWWTWGLDFVQQHGVVIDTTHGFLAQVSGWFSTPSSHLLFIGLGLVAYAALEATEAVGLWLGRRWAEYLTFVATSILMVPEVADLASGVSATGVALFALNLAVVVYLLLAKRLFGLRGGGRAEAAEREADSGWSALERTAPPSATQPA
- a CDS encoding histidinol-phosphate transaminase — encoded protein: MSPSTSDPSGAPVRGLVSDTTLDDLPLRDDLRGHAPYGAPQLEVSVRLNTNENSHDVPPEVVEAVVAAIAEQVPHLNRYPDREADALRDALAAFLRAQPASHGVPLTRGNVWAANGSNEVLQQLLQAFGGPGRTAVGFTPSYSMHPIITQTSGTAWVDGKRGDGFSLDPFAVAEQVRAAGGGTGADVVFLTSPNNPTGTALPLDVVEAAYEATRGIVIVDEAYAEFARPLGAGGTPSAITLLPGRPRLVVTRTMSKAFAFAGTRVGYLAADPAVVDALRLVRLPYHLSSLTQAAATAALAHADALLATVEDTKAQRDRLVAAMPTLGLFALPSDANFVLVGGFDDAPAAWKALLAHGVLVRDVGIPGHLRITAGTAAETDAVLAALAEVVVEEERAAHPEDTDDDEEQA
- the hisB gene encoding imidazoleglycerol-phosphate dehydratase HisB — protein: MSGQRTARIERATSESSISLELDLDGTGRTEISTGVAFYDHMLTALGKHSLIDLRVQATGDTHIDAHHVVEDTAIVLGQALRQALGDKRGIARFGDALVPLDEALAQAVVDVSGRPFVVHTGEPDGYEHVLIGGGGGGVPYAGSLTRHVFESIALHAHVCLHVRLLAGRDPHHVAEAQYKALARALRAAVALDPRVDGVPSTKGAL
- a CDS encoding LysR family transcriptional regulator yields the protein MNRRQLAVFLAVLDHGSLGAAASATGLAQPTVAQSLDGLEAQLGAVLVHRSSAGTTPTAAGRALEPHARQLLRGAGAAAEAVRSAGEQCAQRASGVLDVAVEAVLAADAASELLGAFSARHPGVRVQVRVAEHDDRVLESLLEGRAEVAVASLPLGRTTPSRAASELVVVPLGEQEVLVAFPPGSDDLPDPLPLAALDGRDVIGVTDHSRRERLVSRALEAVGARPRLAVETAHREAVASLVLAGAGAGFLSGVLAQWAAAEGVVLRRTRPAVTAAHALVHLRRALSPAARALVRLAEDCAP
- a CDS encoding LysR family transcriptional regulator; this encodes MTAPLLADERQAQVLLAVVDQGSITGAAALLGMAQPSLSQAVRAMERAAGCPLFERTPRGTVPTAAGRALVAPAQRLVRELDAARRAVADVVALRTGTLDVVAHASVAADPLAAAVGLFRAAHPGVLVRVQDARDDARLVSDLARGRTELAVVQLPLPGTLPAEQLGEQEVWAVLPPGSSCAGEPLGRTEVAALPLVALQNGGSARTALRAELAETGLPRASVVTPQPATVLPLVLAGAGAALVDRRHAQRVTALGGVARPLDPPLLLPFGVVRAPGASSPAAEALVDALRSVCGRRRP
- a CDS encoding crotonase/enoyl-CoA hydratase family protein, translating into MSTPHDRPQGGPPVRTEVHGAVLVVVLDRPEARNAVDEATALAVDAALTRLEDDDALRVGVLTGAGGVFSAGMDLKARARGESPVLGSTGFAGLTRRRRSKPLVAAVEGWALGGGTELVLACDVVVASREARFGLPEVTRGIVAPQGGLVRLPRRIPRAVAAELLLTGAALGAERAEQLGLVSRLTEPGGALAGALEVAEQVVAAAPLAVSAVKRVLDETADLPEAEAFTRQDALVADVLRSQDAAEGARAFAERRAPRWQGR
- a CDS encoding CaiB/BaiF CoA transferase family protein, encoding MTTTPLDPTPKTDDDGSEPLLAGVRVIDLASVIMAPYACQVLGDLGADVIKVEPPAGDVMRRLQRRDPADPDSTGAIALNLNRNKRSVRLDLKTDEGRAALLDLVATADVLVTNMRPGALARLHLTHEDLAPVNPRLVYCNAQGFRSDSAAADSAAYDEVVQAASGMVDLMRRTTGSPSYAPTAMADKICGLTIVYSVLAALLARGRTGRGQRVEVPMADTMFAFTMVEHLGGRAYEPSAGPVGFPRSLEPGHAAVPTADGFAAVLPYSWQNCVDYFDLVGHPEELDAFTPETLQHHLGDLYAAVARHSRLHTTAEWRQLCADRSIPFAPVMDLDHAGEHDYWADGHMLDVLEHPVEGPYRVIGSPVRFSGAATGVRRHSPALGEHTDEVLAELGWTPDRLAALHARGGAGAAAGTGGAR